One window of the Pempheris klunzingeri isolate RE-2024b chromosome 10, fPemKlu1.hap1, whole genome shotgun sequence genome contains the following:
- the nyx gene encoding nyctalopin, with the protein MTVFTFTVSVLCLLPQAALARWACARACPASCSCTQEKSCSVLCDRVGMAELPREFPCEASAINLDKNRLKFLSERAFGTLPSLKSLSLDHNNISFITPGAFKGLSNLVELKMAHNEYISYLHTRTFTGLKKLVRLDLSDCNLFNIPDRIFIEQTALKELLCFQNNFRRIPGAIRGMENLTHIYLERNKIEAVAYNSLLGLGSLKYLNLQENRINVIHDQAFQDLVRLENFYLNDNLLSDLPRLAFRGLGRLKMLNLGGNQLTNVSKTWFSDLVELEVLYLDRNQVLFIEEGTFENLTSLITLHLNSNNLTTLPFPVFQPIYFLGRLYLFRNPWECDCSLEWLKDWMESYKLVRDIPCASPSSVAGLDLGEVVFAKVNGTCVDPGELNLTTASSEIASTTENRFNSLISKLLQQELREEMGNGTESLRNGTLLELEEGQLSAGVGGRQAQASRSLPCFLVVWLVFGLIGQSDICFYLSCT; encoded by the exons ATGACTGTCTTCACTTTCACTG TCTCTGTGCTGTGCCTGCTGCCTCAGGCGGCCCTGGCCAGATGGGCGTGTGCCCGGGCCTGTCCAGCGTCCTGCTCCTGCACACAGGAGAAGAGCTGCAGCGTGCTGTGCGACCGCGTCGGTATGGCTGAGCTGCCCAGAGAGTTCCCCTGCGAGGCCTCCGCCATCAATCTGGACAAGAACAGGCTGAAGTTCCTGTCGGAGAGGGCCTTCGGCACGCTGCCCTCCCTCAAGTCTCTGTCTCTGGACCACAACAACATCTCCTTCATCACCCCTGGAGCCTTCAAG GGCCTGTCCAATTTGGTGGAACTGAAAATGGCACATAATGAGTACATCAGTTACCTCCACACACGAACGTTCACGGGGCTGAAGAAGCTGGTGCGCCTTGACCTGTCAGACTGCAACCTCTTCAACATCCCCGACCGCATCTTCATAGAGCAGACggcactgaaggagctgctctgctTCCAGAACAACTTCAGAAGGATCCCTGGAGCCATCAGAGGCATGGAGAACCTGACTCACATCTACCTGGAGAGGAACAAGATCGAGGCAGTGGCCTACAACTCCCTGCTGGGCCTCGGTAGTCTCAA GTACCTGAATCTCCAGGAGAACCGCATCAATGTGATCCACGACCAGGCCTTCCAGGACCTTGTGCGACTGGAGAACTTCTACCTCAATGACAACCTGCTGTCTGATCTGCCAAGGCTCGCCTTCAGGGGCCTTGGCCGCCTAAAGATGCTCAACCTTGGGGGGAACCAGTTGACTAACGTGTCCAAGACCTGGTTCAGTGACCTGGTGGAGTTAGAGGTCCTGTACCTGGACAGGAACCAAGTGCTGTTCATCGAGGAAGGCACTTTTGAGAACCTGACCAGCCTGATCACGCTCCACCTGAACAGCAACAACCTCACCACCCTTCCCTTCCCTGTTTTCCAGCCCATCTACTTCCTGGGCCGCCTCTACTTGTTCAGAAACCCCTGGGAGTGTGACTGCTCCCTCGAGTGGCTGAAGGACTGGATGGAAAGCTACAAGCTGGTGCGGGACATTCCCTGTGCCTCACCTTCCTCCGTCGCGGGGCTGGATCTAGGCGAGGTGGTCTTCGCCAAAGTGAACGGCACGTGCGTGGACCCCGGAGAACTGAACCTGACCACGGCCTCCTCGGAGATAGCCTCTACCACGGAGAACCGCTTCAACAGCCTCATCTCCAAGCTGCTCCAGCAGGAGCTCAGGGAGGAGATGGGGAACGGCACAGAGAGCCTCCGCAACGGGAccctgctggagctggaggaggggcAGCTCTCTGCTGGGGTCGGAGGGCGACAGGCCCAGGCGAGCCGATCGCTTCCCTGCTTCCTTGTGGTGTGGCTCGTCTTTGGTTTGATTGGCCAGTCAGACATTTGTTTCTACCTTTCCTGCACATGA